The Mastacembelus armatus chromosome 4, fMasArm1.2, whole genome shotgun sequence genome segment CCTGCTAACGCTAAACGACCACTCAAGATGGCAACGTGCGCGCTCTCGACTTAGGCTGGGagtgtggaaacacacacaagcgACGATAAACCAAATGCCACGGTAACCATTAAGAGCATTTAGAAAACTATTGGAGTATCTGATATGTACGTATTAACTGCGTTAACTTAGTTCATATGTATCGTTAGTTAGGTTAGTATGTGTTAGCATCAGCAGTCCCCAAGCAGAGCCTGAGTTAATTTTCTTCTAGTTTCACTTTGTTTCTAGCGTAATAATACTGGCTCAGCCTGCGCTAACACGTCGGATCAGGGCTGCCTTGCTGTCCTCCTTCATATAATCGTCGTTGTTGGTAGCTGATTAGCGTGCGGTTAAACAGCGTGTCTTCAGATGCTACAATTAGCTGACGTGCTAACTGCCCGACCTCCTGAGCTCCACGTGGGTTGTCTGCTCAGAGTTGCACACGAGGTGAAAACCCGAAACTGTAAGATCGGCTGAGCATATAGACAAAGTAATTATTAAACGTGGGCCACGTGTAACACTTAAAATCTTTGCTCTAACTGTTGAATATTAAAATTTCAGTTGATTAACAAAGGGGTCCTAGTGTTTTTATCTTTGAAGTAGCTATCACATGgtacaacccccccccccccatgtccCGAAAAGATATTGGCTATACTGTAAATTTTATTCTGTACCCGTCCACTAGTTGAATAGGGTGAACaaagttatattttattgtatttgttttatccTTATTTTCTCAGGCAGCAAATAAGCAAGCAACTCTAAAGAAGAAGGCCCCTCCACCTCCCAAAGAAGTGGAGGAGGAATCTAGTGAAGAGGACagcagtgatgaagaggaggaggtatgtttttgactgtctgtgtgtgtgtttggaaactGTAGATTCTTAAGAAtccaaacaaatttaaaatatactttaaaagttgatttttctctttgcaggCTCCTCCACCCAAAGTGGTGAAGAAAACCACTCCAGCTAAAGCTACTCCTGTTGTCAAAAATGGCACCACTgcaaaaaaagcagaaagtgaagacgacgatgatgatgatgattctgGTAAGTAATGGAAATTGACGCACTTGAAATATGTAAGAGAAAAGTATCTAGACTTACTGTTTACTTTGCCagacatttgaaacaaaaacataaaaaaaaactctggtTGAGAAAATGAATTTTAGTTGACAGAAAATATTGACTGAGTAGGGTAGTAGGCCACTGTGTTGACCACTGGTTTCATCCTCCACTGTCTTTTAAATTGAGCTTTATACTTTATTTACAGAGGAGTCTGAAGAGGAGGCTGCCCCACCAAAAAAGGCTCATGCAAAAGCAACACCAGCCAAACCAGCACCTACAAAGGCTGAGGAGTCCGATGacgatgatgacgatgatggtAAGACAGCAGTATTGTGGTGTTGACAgcaggaaaatacattttttgtgttcCATGTTTGGTTGTTCGTATTTGCTAATAACCAGTAACTGCAGTAAAATAGATATTTTCAGCTTACCCCATTTTTGCATCTTAAGTGAAATTCACATGTACCCTCCATTTCTTGGCATACATGTGGTTGTTAAGTACTCATGTGTGTTATGTACGGAGGAAAAGTAAGTGCAGCGCTATGTCTTCGGTACCGGTGTGTATTTTATCGTCTGCCGGTTCTATCCTCAATCGCTGTGACATTCTTGCCTTTAGTGGCTTTTGGAGGTATTAGGATGCCTTGCTGATGCAGATTTTAACCAAAAATGACTTGCCATGCTACTGTTTTGGGAAATTCACAATTAGTATGTATTGTCCACTAGATGAGTCTGAAGAAGAGACCCCAGCACCCAAGAAGGCAGCCAAGCCTGCTGCAAAACCGGCCGCCAAAACTGCTGCCAAGGCTGCTGCCAAGCCACCAGTGAAGGCTAAAACTGCAGAGGAATCCTCTGATGACAATGATGACGAGTCAGAGGAAGAGGCCCCACCTCCCAAGAAGGCTACCCCGGCTAAACCAGCCAAACAAGTTGCAAAGGCCCAGCCTGCGAAAGAGTCatctgatgaagatgatgatgaagatgaagagggtAACCCTTTTTAATTTcccatttttactttttattgctGATAGAAAGTCTGGGTGTGCTGAATCGGAAACTCCAGTCAGAACTGTGTGATGATAAACAAGGGACTTAATACTGATGATGTATGATGTCACCTTTTTATGTTCCTGATACCGTTTAATGGCAGCATGGCATAGGTTTGAATATGGTCATAATGTCCATCGGATGTAAcacagtttttgctttttcagaaTCAGAAGAGGAGATGGACACCACTCCTGCTCCAGCAGCTGCCAAGGCAAAAAAAGCAGGTATGGTTAAAGCCAAGGAGGagtctgaggaggaggaggacgacgatgacgaagatgatgatgatgatgatgaagaggagggagatgaTGGTGAGTTTTTGTGATGGGTGATAGTTATGTCAGACCAGctaattttttttcatcaattGGTTATGGTCCATAGTGTCAGTAGAGTTTgttatatatgtaaatatttcaaCTTCACTGCCCATGCATGGAACTCTGTctggaaaaaaatgtgctgTGTTAAGTTTTAATATAGAATTTCCATATCCAGTCAATAATGATACATTCTACAGTAAATCCTTCAATATGAAAACTATTTGATATTTTTCCTATTTGGTGCTTGGCTATCACTTAAAATGCAATGCTGCTGTCTCAACAGATGCCCCAGTGACTCCTGGGAAGAGGAAGGCAGAGAACAAGAAGGACACACCCCCTGCCAAAAAGGCAAAGTCAGAAAGCGAAGGTAAGAATAATTAGTGATTCAAACAAATTTTAGCCTGTTATGATGATCAATAAGGGACTTAATACTGATGTGTGATGTCACCTTTATTATTCTGATTCTATTTGCAACAATTAGTATAATTACTAGTGCTTTACACaaaaaactaatataaaaaaatattgttgctTTTGTCAGGTTTCTGTCTATTTGTTGGAAACTTGAATTCTAACAAAGACTTTGATGAAATCAAATCTTCCTTGAGGAAATTCTTTTCGAAGAACGACCTTGAAGTTGTTGATGTTCGGTTAGGAGGATCCAAGTAAGcaatcaatttatttatttatttaattacaaaACAATTTTAGCTCTCTAGCAATGCAAACTTTTGCTTTGGTTCTCATTTACCATTAGTTTAGAAATCTGTTACTTCATAGGATTTTGTTggtgttcatttaaaatttcCTGTTAATTGACTGCTGATATACATTCTCATAGTAAAGCCTAAAGAATCAATTGATTGTAGCCATGTGGCAGATTCTAAATTATATTTAGAGGCAGCTCATGAAGCATGTTGAAACTGAAGCAGGGATCTGTAATGTTCTCACATGACTTACCTCAACAGAAAATTTGGTTATGTGGATTTTGCATCTGAGGAAGATATGCAGAAGGCACTGGAGCTCAATGGAAAGAAGGTCATGGGTCAGGAGGTGAAGTTAGACAAGGCCCGAAGCAAAGACAGCTCACAGGAGGGCAAGAAAGGTAAAGATGCTTTGATCAAAATTTCTGTGCACATCTGGGGAAAGCTTAAAAACACTTTggcagttcttttttttttttttttttttttctcctcccgCCCTGAGGATTGTAAAGTAACCAGTACAATACTCATGCTCATGTTTGTCCCACAGAGAGGGATGCACGGACACTGTTTGTAAAAAACCTTCCCTTTTCTGCAACGGTTGATGACCTGAAGGAAGTCTTCGAAGATGCCGTTGAGGTCAGGTTACCTCCAGGCCAGAACGGTTCAAACAGAGGGTAAGAACAGACATCACTCAACTGAATTATACCAATAACACAGGAAAACTACATAGAAATCCTTCAAACTAACAGATGAGAATTTTGATAGTGTAATAAACTGACTTATGCCTACCTATAGCCTAAATTTATTGAACATCAGTTGTTTCTATCTGCTGTTGCCATTTCGTAGACTCCAAGTGTATCTGGTTCCTGTTGCCTAGTACTCGAGCCTGCTAGCTAAGCAGCATTTTGATTGTGATTATTTTAGTATTCTCAGTAATTTTCCTGCTCCTTTGACAGCATTGCCTACATAGAGTTCAAAACTGAGGCTGAAGCGGAGAAGATGCTGGAAGAGGCACAGGGAGCTGATGTACAGGGGAGGTCCATCATTGTAGACTATGTAGGAGAAAAAAGCCAGAAAGGAGCCAAGGTGGCAGGTAACTCTTCAGACATTTTGTGACGCTCTATTGGTATATCACCTTGAGTAAAAGTTTGTAGTGTAATTTTACTGTTGGGATTTGGatgtttaatagtaattgttactgtattttatgCAATAAGATGCTGTTTCATTTCCAGTGAAACTCCTACTCTGAATGCTAATGCTATTTTTGGTGTTTcacttttaaagtttttcaaCTTATGCATAAAAAACATGATGTACTCATTACTTCTTGATTTTTCTAGTTTagtttttaacatattttgttATAGTTCTGGTCTAGGAACAGCCATAAATATTCTATGTATTCGGCTCActcttctccttccttctcttcttctagCAATAGGAGCAGCCAGTAAAACGCTGGTAGTGAATAATCTCGCCTTCACAGCCACAGAGGAAGTCTTACA includes the following:
- the LOC113139793 gene encoding nucleolin, with the protein product MVKLAKAANKQATLKKKAPPPPKEVEEESSEEDSSDEEEEAPPPKVVKKTTPAKATPVVKNGTTAKKAESEDDDDDDDSEESEEEAAPPKKAHAKATPAKPAPTKAEESDDDDDDDDESEEETPAPKKAAKPAAKPAAKTAAKAAAKPPVKAKTAEESSDDNDDESEEEAPPPKKATPAKPAKQVAKAQPAKESSDEDDDEDEEESEEEMDTTPAPAAAKAKKAGMVKAKEESEEEEDDDDEDDDDDDEEEGDDDAPVTPGKRKAENKKDTPPAKKAKSESEGFCLFVGNLNSNKDFDEIKSSLRKFFSKNDLEVVDVRLGGSKKFGYVDFASEEDMQKALELNGKKVMGQEVKLDKARSKDSSQEGKKERDARTLFVKNLPFSATVDDLKEVFEDAVEVRLPPGQNGSNRGIAYIEFKTEAEAEKMLEEAQGADVQGRSIIVDYVGEKSQKGAKVAAIGAASKTLVVNNLAFTATEEVLQSTFEKAVSIRIPQKGGRARGFAFIEFESSDDAKDALENLNNTEIEGRSIRLEYSQNSGSRDGGRGNSGPTKTLFVKGLSEDTTDYTLKDAFESAVAARIVTDRDTGSSKGFGFVDFDNEEDCKAAKEAMEDGEIDGSKVTLDYAKPKGDGGFRGGRDGGFRGGRSDGGFRGGRGGGGGGRGGRGGFGGRGGGRGGRGGHRGGGRGGFGGGRGGGGFGAKPQGKRIKFDD